In a single window of the Coffea eugenioides isolate CCC68of chromosome 3, Ceug_1.0, whole genome shotgun sequence genome:
- the LOC113766670 gene encoding uncharacterized protein LOC113766670 — translation MYHQKRLDRLLINGACLELSAAISVTHLARHPSDHAPLKISFVSRLDNKPRPFRFLNVWMTKPELLEVIRNAWVQEVNGSPFRVLCSKLLATRRAIQAWNKHSFGNIFKAVQKAEVAVQLVEEVADQDDTEESQVALRKA, via the coding sequence ATGTATCACCAGAAGAGGTTAGACAGACTTCTAATCAATGGGGCATGTTTGGAACTTTCCGCAGCCATTTCTGTTACTCATTTGGCGAGACATCCTTCGGATCACGCACCATTGAAGATTTCGTTTGTATCTCGGTTAGATAATAAACCACGGCCTTTCCGTTTCTTGAATGTCTGGATGACTAAACCAGAACTTTTGGAGGTGATTAGAAATGCCTGGGTTCAAGAAGTTAATGGGTCTCCCTTCCGGGTTTTATGCTCTAAATTATTGGCAACGAGGAGGGCTATTCAGGCTTGGAACAAGCACAGTTTTGGAAATATTTTCAAAGCTGTTCAAAAGGCTGAAGTTGCGGTACAACTAGTAGAGGAGGTGGCAGATCAAGATGATACCGAGGAGAGCCAAGTTGCGCTCAGGAAGGCTTAG
- the LOC113766931 gene encoding uncharacterized protein LOC113766931 isoform X1 — MKNSSDEAKVSTLVHTFSWSNCCCYKGTKGKTVHSQAKAKTMQKLSFGHDRRKCTKVCTDAYETHNYDHVGAPNNVENVNLNLIGSSDGLLQSDSQHGCNKELMDSNWFQIIPPGQALMWACNPSLIQSHVQNTSLLGDEKYSVNEPDFSQDH; from the exons ATGAAAAATAGCAGTGACGAG GCAAAGGTTTCCACTTTGGTCCATACTTTCTCTTGGTCCAATTGTTGTTGCTACAAAGGGACAAAAGGCAAAACAGTCCACTCACAAGCGAAAGCGAAGACGATGCAAAAATT GTCATTTGGACATGATAGACGAAAATGTACTAAAGTGTGCACAGATGCATATGAAACTCACAATTATGATCATGTTGGGGCACCCAATAATGTTGAGAATGTAAATTTGAATCTGATAGGATCATCCGATGGCCTATTGCAATCAGATTCACAGCATGGATGCAATAAGGAATTAATGGATAGTAATTGGTTTCAGATCATTCCTCCTGGTCAG GCATTAATGTGGGCATGCAATCCTTCATTAATCCAAAGTCATGTACAAAACACTAGCTTGTTAGGAGATGAAAAGTATTCAG TGAATGAACCAGATTTCAGCCAAGACCATTAA
- the LOC113766931 gene encoding uncharacterized protein LOC113766931 isoform X2, giving the protein MKNSSDEAKVSTLVHTFSWSNCCCYKGTKGKTVHSQAKAKTMQKLSFGHDRRKCTKVCTDAYETHNYDHVGAPNNVENVNLNLIGSSDGLLQSDSQHGCNKELMDSNWFQIIPPGQLAWKKVW; this is encoded by the exons ATGAAAAATAGCAGTGACGAG GCAAAGGTTTCCACTTTGGTCCATACTTTCTCTTGGTCCAATTGTTGTTGCTACAAAGGGACAAAAGGCAAAACAGTCCACTCACAAGCGAAAGCGAAGACGATGCAAAAATT GTCATTTGGACATGATAGACGAAAATGTACTAAAGTGTGCACAGATGCATATGAAACTCACAATTATGATCATGTTGGGGCACCCAATAATGTTGAGAATGTAAATTTGAATCTGATAGGATCATCCGATGGCCTATTGCAATCAGATTCACAGCATGGATGCAATAAGGAATTAATGGATAGTAATTGGTTTCAGATCATTCCTCCTGGTCAG CTTGCTTGGAAAAAAGTTTGGTGA